A window of the Henckelia pumila isolate YLH828 chromosome 3, ASM3356847v2, whole genome shotgun sequence genome harbors these coding sequences:
- the LOC140893558 gene encoding uncharacterized protein: MASSKLRNSCSFLNLLLSFFNFILFILSAASLAPIISLKLPPTSLGCAFIFVSCISLLSAFIGFFSQLTHFCYVTHVSLLLASSLGQILGILALYTKEKSSLDMFKSPRDPREAKLLVRLECGVLMVMFVMQFGVMILTCVMNRCWVREYEGLEAERDAMETKRRQRIARVQEESMAEAARIAELKGKEMDEKVKNKYGQQMKTDLEGN, from the coding sequence ATGGCTTCATCAAAATTGAGAAACTCGTGCTCTTTCCTAAATCTTCTCCTCTCTTTCTTCAATTTCATTCTTTTCATTCTCTCTGCAGcttctttagccccaataatctCGCTCAAGTTGCCACCAACTTCACTTGGCTGCGCGTTTATCTTCGTTTCTTGCATCTCGCTTTTATCGGCCTTCATCGGTTTCTTCTCGCAACTCACTCATTTTTGCTACGTAACCCATGTTTCTCTCCTCCTCGCCTCGTCCCTAGGCCAAATACTTGGGATCTTGGCCCTGTACACCAAGGAAAAATCGAGCCTTGACATGTTTAAATCTCCAAGAGATCCACGAGAGGCTAAGCTTTTGGTGAGGCTGGAATGTGGGGTTCTGATGGTTATGTTTGTGATGCAATTTGGAGTCATGATACTAACCTGTGTAATGAATAGATGTTGGGTTAGGGAGTATGAAGGTTTAGAGGCCGAGAGAGACGCCATGGAGACGAAGCGGAGACAGAGAATTGCTAGAGTTCAAGAAGAATCCATGGCAGAAGCAGCAAGAATTGCTGAGTTGAAAGGTAAGGAGATGGATGAGaaggtgaagaacaagtatgGACAACAGATGAAAACTGATCTTGAAGGGAACTAA
- the LOC140887429 gene encoding MOB kinase activator-like 1A — MSLFGIGSRNQKTFRPKKSAPSGSKGLQLKKHIDATLGSGNLREAVRLPLGEDLNEWLAVNTVDFFNQVNILYGTLTEFCTSLTCPTMSAGQKYEYRWADGITVKKPMEVSAPKYVEYLMDWIEVQLDDESIFPQKLGTPFPHNFIDVVKTILKRLFRVYAHIYHSHFQTIVNLKEEAHLNTCFKHFVLFTWEFKLIDRGELAPLQEIVESILQC, encoded by the exons ATGAGTCTTTTTGGGATTGGAAGCAG aaatcagaaaacttTTCGTCCCAAGAAGAGTGCACCTTCTGGAAGTAAG GGCTTGCAACTTAAGAAGCACATTGATGCCACATTGGGTAGCGGCAATTTGAGGGAGGCTGTGAGACTTCCACTCGGCGAGGATCTTAACGAGTGGTTGGCAGTAAATA CTGTGGACTTCTTTAATCAAGTAAATATCCTGTATGGCACTCTCACAGAGTTCTGCACATCATTAACTTGTCCAACAATGTCAGCGGGACAAAA ATACGAGTACAGATGGGCCGATGGGATCACTGTGAAGAAACCTATGGAGGTTTCTGCTCCAAAATATGTCGAGTATTTAATGGATTGGATCGAAGTTCAGCTTGACGACGAGTCCATTTTCCCTCAGAAATTAG GCACACCTTTTCCACACAACTTCATAGATGTCGTAAAAACTATACTAAAGAGGTTGTTCCGCGTGTATGCACACATCTATCACTCCCACTTCCAGACGATAGTGAATCTCAAAGAAGAAGCACATCTCAATACTTGCTTCAAGCACTTTGTTCTGTTTACGTGG GAATTCAAACTAATCGACAGGGGAGAGCTCGCGCCACTGCAAGAGATTGTCGAGTCTATCTTGCAGTGTTAG
- the LOC140892793 gene encoding uncharacterized protein, giving the protein MEGSTNGEEPKSWEDLYNINLLPSEIFLKFRREMQGIRVGVNLELCNAPLNDYHAKLVLKPVAPERMWKVILEPLQQDVQLVSKKIPVTKYLNLQVGVGHSFLHHAIGWKWKLSTSFGGDGISRIRNKTSLGLCPGVDLRFGWRADYVLPEFTGGVGTDEPLFNMNSGRLEASLDRIEAIFTHGGET; this is encoded by the exons ATGGAGGGGAGTACCAACGGAGAAGAACCCAAATCATGGGAAGACCTATACAACATAAATTTGTTGCCATCGGAGATTTTCTTGAAGTTCCGAAGAGAAATGCAGGGAATTCGTGTTGGAGTTAACTTGgag TTGTGTAATGCTCCTCTGAATGACTACCATGCAAAGCTGGTTTTGAAACCGGTGGCCCCTGAACGGATGTGGAAGGTAATATTGGAACCTTTGCAACAGGATGTGCAGCTTGTTTCTAAGAAGATTCCTGTAACAAAATATTTGAATCTCCAG GTAGGTGTAGGCCATAGTTTTTTGCATCATGCAATTGGCTGGAAATGGAAACTCTCTACGAGCTTTGGGGGAGATGGTATATCAAGGATTAGAAATAAAACTTCCCTTGGTTTGTGTCCAGGAGTGGATTTACGTTTTGGTTGGAGGGCCGACTATGTTCTCCCTGAATTTACTGG GGGTGTGGGGACTGATGAACCGTTGTTCAACATGAACTCTGGTCGCTTAGAAGCATCTCTTGACAGAATTGAGGCCATCTTTACTCATGGTGGGGAAACATGA
- the LOC140887238 gene encoding uncharacterized protein: MSSAGIATYEDFVEVHGVLLAASGLPLPLHRKLFQKLTAEAFDGGCYFQVEPVEDGRQRRLLLTAESLGEESDVFLVDHAWTFRLSDAYKQLQEIPGLAKRMAALMCVDTDLNSEEASDTNDVKLSATEIVEREFCKVKEEGIHSVMWLELEDLEMDDSTLISLDLPSKFPHLIALSLCNNELKDLEISVKVISQFKHLRALWLNHNPILKISDNYLEATILQSCPGLEIYNSHFTLNYGEWALGFCGGSYDKDNPGFSCQSDRVLQNVTYLDLSNRCIHHLNTKAFSPVEMPNLSHLNLRGNPFGGSSIHELLEYLKGFINLTSLEVDIPGPLGDNAVDIIEALSNLSLLNGLSVPKILESKKYIVDSMLETHLPQWGAGESLTDRIINAMWFYVMTYRLADEEKIDETSVWYVMDELGSALRHNDEPNFRVSPFLYMPDGRLESAVSYSILWPTKNIEEGDECTRDFLFGIGEEKQRSSRLTAWFHTPQNYFIREYEKYSKKLQSTNFMPLPLEASATNILRHSDGSALHVYTDIPQVEELLTRPEFVITTEPKKADIIWTSVQVDEDMKAAVGLNDQQFINQFPFEACIVMKHHLAETIQKAHGAPQWLQPTYNLETHLIHLIGDYYRRQKDGMDNLWILKPWNMARTIDTTVTQNLSAIIRLMETGPKICQKYIEHPALFKGKKFDIRYIVLVRSINPLEIFLADVFWVRLANNTYSLDKHSFFEYETHFTVMNYRGRLNHMHTPEFVKEFEQEHQVLWMDIHQRVKSMIRSVFESAALVHPEMHSPTSRAMYGVDVMLDCHYQPKLLEVTYCPDCTRACKYDTESIFGEKRVIKASEFYNFVFGCLFLNETTHVSPL, translated from the exons ATGTCCTCCGCCGGAATTGCAACTTACGAGGACTTCGTTGAGGTTCACGGCGTCCTTCTGGCGGCATCAGGTCTCCCACTGCCACTTCACAGGAAGCTCTTCCAGAAGCTGACGGCTGAGGCTTTCGATGGCGGTTGTTATTTCCAGGTGGAGCCGGTGGAGGACGGAAGGCAAAGGAGGCTTTTACTTACGGCGGAATCCTTGGGCGAAGAATCGGATGTCTTTCTAGTCGACCATGCTTGGACTTTTCGTCTTTCTGATGCTTACAAGCAG TTGCAGGAGATTCCGGGCTTGGCAAAGAGGATGGCTGCTCTAATGTGTGTGGATACTGATTTAAACTCGGAGGAAGCATCTGATACAAATGATGTTAAGCTAAGTGCCACGGAAATTGTCGAGAGAGAATTTTGCAAGGTTAAGGAAGAAGGGATTCATTCTGTGATGTGGTTGGAGCTCGAGGATCTCGAAATGGACGATTCCACGCTAATTTCCCTCGATTTACCCAGTAAATTTCCT CATTTGATTGCATTAAGCCTCTGTAACAACGAGCTGAAGGACTTGGAAATTTCAGTAAAGGTGATCTCTCAATTTAAACATCTTAGAGCTCTATGGCTGAACCATAATCCAATTCTGAAAATTAG TGATAATTATTTGGAAGCCACTATTCTACAAAGCTGTCCTGGACTGGAAATCTACAATTCCCATTTCACCCTTAACTATGGTGAGTGGGCCTTAGGATTCTGTGGAGGATCATATGATAAAGACAATCCTGGATTTTCTTGTCAGAGTGATCGTGTATTGCAGAATGTCACATATCTTGACCTTTCAAATAGGTGTATTCACCATCTAAACACTAAG GCCTTTTCCCCTGTTGAAATGCCTAATCTTTCGCATTTGAACCTTCGTGGAAATCCGTTTGGCGGAAGTTCGATTCATGAACTGTTAGAATATCTCAAAGGATTCATCAACTTAACTTCACTCGAG GTGGATATTCCTGGACCTCTTGGAGATAACGCTGTTGATATCATTGAAGCTCTTTCTAATCTTTCGTTACTTAATGGGCTTAGTGTTCCCAAAATCTTGGAATCAAAAAAGTACATTGTGGATTCAATGTTAGAAACCCATCTTCCACAGTGGGGTGCTGGAGAATCTCTCACTGACCGCATTATTAATGCAATGTGGTTCTACGTAATGACATATAGGCTTGCCGATGAAGAAAAGATAGACGAAACTTCTGTGTG GTACGTGATGGATGAACTAGGTTCAGCTCTGCGACACAATGATGAACCCAATTTTAGAGTTTCTCCTTTCCTATACATGCCGGATGGTAGACTGGAGTCAGCTGTTAG ttactcCATCCTCTGGCCTACCAAAAACATTGAAGAAGGAGATGAATGCACTCGGGATTTTCTATTTGGGATTGGGGAGGAGAAACAACGTTCGTCCAGACTTACTGCGTGGTTCCATACCcctcaaaattattttatcagA GAGTATGAAAAATACAGCAAGAAATTGCAATCCACAAATTTCATGCCGCTGCCACTAGAGGCATCTGCAACCAATATTCTGCGTCACAGTGATGGAAGTGCTTTGCATGTTTACACTGATATACCTCAAGTGGAGGAACTTTTGACCCGTCCTGAATTTGTTATCA CGACTGAACCAAAGAAAGCTGATATAATATGGACAAGTGTGCAAGTAGATGAAGACATGAAGGCGGCAGTTGGTCTGAATGATCAGCAATTCATAAATCAATTTCCATTTGAGGCCTGCATTGTTATGAAACATCACTTGGCAGAAACAATTCAGAAG GCTCACGGTGCTCCCCAGTGGCTCCAGCCTACTTATAATCTTGAAACTCATCTTATTCATCTTATAGGAGATTATTACAGACGACAAAAGGATGGCATGGACAATTTGTGGATATTAAAACCTTGGAACATGGCAAGAACTATTGATACAACGGTTACACAAAACTTATCGGCCATCATTCGTCTAATGGAAACTGGTCCAAAGATATGTCAAAAGTATATCGAACACCCAGCCCTGTTTAAAGGGAAGAAGTTTGATATTCGCTACATCGTTTTGGTACGCAGCATTAACCCATTGGAGATATTCCTCGCTGATGTTTTTTGG GTTAGATTGGCGAACAACACTTACTCTTTGGACAAGCACAGTTTCTTTGAATATGAGACACATTTCACAGTTATG AATTATAGGGGAAGATTGAATCACATGCATACACCAGAATTTGTCAAGGAATTTGAACAAGAACATCAAG TTCTATGGATGGATATCCATCAGAGAGTCAAATCAATGATCAGATCAGTATTTGAGTCTGCTGCCCTTGTGCATCCGGAAATGCATAGTCCAACATCTAGGGCCATGTATGGTGTTGATGTCATGCTCGATTGCCATTATCAACCAAAACTATTAGAG GTAACTTATTGTCCTGATTGTACGCGTGCGTGCAAGTACGAtactgaatccatttttggggAAAAAAGAGTCATTAAAGCAAGTGAGTTTTACAATTTTGTGTTTGGCTGTCTCTTCTTAAACGAGACGACTCATGTATCCCCCTTGTAA
- the LOC140887428 gene encoding GCN5-related N-acetyltransferase 6, chloroplastic: MSAAIALQSPDFSRKSSHGRRVHQTISSSWTMVSSKSTPATKEKEISEDLRKCNPLSIKFDRLQRSDQAANRGGDGFEYGRFVAREAQIDEEYWAAAWLRAEAHWEDQENDRYAESYRRKFAEQEFNSLKTRCKAQLEEKCNCIVMANEEDRTMKHNVLKSVVGTLDLSYGYLSHGQSFPGERIKAPLFGFVNRKLSSKFGYIANLCVAKSARRKGIARNMLQFAISLAKKHGVKQLFVHVHGNNKPAQVLYQKMGFKVVDAATFQLSSHQTYLLCFENSNY, encoded by the exons ATGTCTGCAGCCATTGCTCTGCAAAGCCCAGATTTCTCAAGAAAATCGAGCCATGGGAGACGAGTTCATCAAACAATTTCATCATCTTGGACAAT GGTGAGTTCTAAGTCGACCCCGGCAACCAAGGAAAAAGAAATATCAGAAGACCTTCGTAAATGCAATCCTTTAAGCATCAAATTCGACAGATTGCAGCGATCAGATCAAGCGGCTAATCGAGGAGGAGACGGATTCGAGTATGGGCGGTTTGTGGCACGCGAAGCTCAAATTGATGAAGAATATTGG gcagCAGCATGGTTAAGGGCTGAAGCTCATTGGGAGGACCAAGAAAATGACCG ATATGCTGAAAGTTACAGAAGGAAATTTGCAGAACAG GAGTTCAATTCGTTGAAAACCAGATGCAAAGCTCAACTTGAAGAAAAATGCAATTGCATCGTGATG GCGAACGAGGAGGACCGAACCATGAAGCATAATGTACTGAAGAGTGTCGTTGGAACCTTGGATTTGAGCTATGGATATTTGTCACATGGGCAGTCTTTTCCAGGG GAACGGATTAAAGCTCCCCTTTTTGGCTTTGTCAACAGAAAACTATCTAGTAAATTTGGTTACATTGCAAACTTATGCGTTGCTAAGTCAGCACGTCGCAAGGGTATTGCAAGAAACATGCTGCAATTTGCCATTTCCCTCGCAAAAAAGCATG GTGTAAAGCAGCTGTTTGTGCATGTTCATGGAAATAATAAACCAGCTCAGGTTCTTTATCAAAAGATGGGATTTAAG GTAGTTGATGCAGCAACCTTTCAGCTTTCTTCTCATCAAACCTACTTGCTTTGCTTTGAAAATTCGAACTACTAA
- the LOC140887627 gene encoding protein FIP1, whose protein sequence is MSADRSSASLYASPDENSLFLDIQQEAPLFSHRKPTRIFGSIFYCLLLASYAIVAVGAIWILDSLQELIPLILCSCDVILLVVTGIFQQYLVYQVQQIRLQGYYGFSQKLKHLIRLPFASISYGTAAMLLIMAWKPQITILPISLLLRIIMLVEAICAGFFISAYIGYVHQYNSLDSEPDVLNSLYSPLQQSSSLEGLRYHDGGRLSDQQMALLQYQRENLHFLSEEILRLQECLSKYERSDDGSTPQVDLAHLLAARDQELRTLSAEMNHLQSELRLARSLIAERDVEIQRFRTTNNQYVEENERIRAILGEWSTRAAKLERALEVERKSNLELQKKITTLKSGARQEKVEPTS, encoded by the exons atgtccgcAGACAGGAGTTCTGCCTCGCTGTATGCATCTCCTGATGAAAACAGCCT GTTCCTCGACATACAGCAAGAGGCTCCTTTGTTTAGTCACCGGAAGCCTACAAGGATATTTGGAAGCATTTTTTATTGTCTCCTATTGGCAA GTTATGCGATTGTAGCTGTGGGCGCTATATGGATACTTGATTCTCTACAAGAATTGATTCCTCTGATACTTTGTAGCTGTGATGTCATTCTTTTGGTTGTCACAG GCATATTCCAGCAGTATCTTGTTTACCAAGTTCAACAAATACGCCTGCAG GGTTACTATGGGTTCAGCCAAAAGTTGAAGCATCTAATTCGCCTACCATTTGCTTCTATCTCATATG GAACTGCTGCAATGTTGCTTATCATGGCCTGGAAACCCCAGATCACTATTCTTCCAATCTCTTTGTTACTCAG AATTATTATGCTTGTAGAAGCAATATGTGCTGGCTTTTTCATTAGCGCCTACATAG GTTATGTGCATCAGTACAATTCGTTGGATTCCGAGCCTGATGTTTTGAACTCACTGTATTCTCCTCTGCAACAGTCAAGTTCTTTAGAAGGATTAAG GTACCATGATGGTGGACGGTTATCTGATCAGCAGATGGCTTTGTTGCAGTATCAAAGAGAAAACCTTCACTTTCTGAGTGAGGAG ATTCTTCGGTTGCAGGAATGCTTAAGCAAATATGAGAGATCTGATGATGGGAGTACACCTCAG GTTGATCTTGCTCATTTATTAGCGGCACGTGATCAAGAATTGCGTACACTTTCAGCTGAG ATGAAtcatttgcagtctgaattgagGCTTGCTCGTTCTCTGATTGCTGAGAGGGACGTGGAAATCCAACGTTTTCGTACTACAAACAACCAG TATGTTGAGGAGAACGAAAGAATTAGAGCTATACTGGGAGAGTGGAGTACTAGAGCAGCTAAG CTTGAGCGTGCACTGGAGGTGGAACGCAAGTCAAATTTGGAACTGCAGAAGAAAATTACAACATTAAAGTCTGGAGCAAGACAAGAGAAAGTGGAACCGACATCATAG